In Pleurodeles waltl isolate 20211129_DDA chromosome 5, aPleWal1.hap1.20221129, whole genome shotgun sequence, one genomic interval encodes:
- the MTLN gene encoding mitoregulin, with amino-acid sequence MGEVSERSLYLAVALAFASGVLVGWQANRQRRRFLDWKRKRLHDKLVETQKKLDLS; translated from the coding sequence ATGGGTGAAGTGTCGGAGCGCAGTCTGTATCTTGCCGTAGCTCTCGCCTTTGCCTCAGGGGTGCTGGTAGGGTGGCAAGCTAACCGCCAGCGCAGGAGGTTCCTGGACTGGAAACGTAAgcgtctgcatgacaaactggtcGAGACCCAGAAGAAGCTCGACCTTTCCTAA